The proteins below come from a single Megalops cyprinoides isolate fMegCyp1 chromosome 5, fMegCyp1.pri, whole genome shotgun sequence genomic window:
- the LOC118777649 gene encoding cardiomyopathy-associated protein 5-like codes for MDYTPEESDRIDLDMSLAVLQDEAVGVGIVEGEDEVEALRNSLKDIVQDQAVKPKLQCVMMDPSFSMVTIQSEESGIIWETASTRCSSPWASEVSTISEAYGPVGSGIAGRIIFIMDEDKIHRRKKSSRKSKRGEKKAASVPAIAEYCQGGDERPVMAEVSVPNIKPEITGENEESANSKEDKEQSLFNIISEGYEILNIIVPPKLPTVDEEESAEMTDNLSFLEESQMIKPNPTNEEAVMVTVSPEINILGEAKVEVDEQNLKPKEPVTPDSSLYLQCPVSKPAQRDGTSDTDYFEKFTLLDEHMPDDQSSGGVEEDMQMKASEGEETSENQEQFKDGVPASEDSEAFAAAGDDEIASDHLDEVFYGGGCDDELDDSSANKNFIEREDQAAGEGEPLKSPLKESGSSLFGSQETILTPIFLSPGPPKIIDPALLDEPRAMSFLYTDLYEEAVGERKKGEEFSDVESTVSEKSMQRRLSDTDDAQGYFEKFILKDESPAVADEPVEEDHKEEGVRMWPQSTLELMGFLTRGQEEAQKEDDKTEEIIENFLAPCEEEMEEIIVTSESPDLEDDVFLPQVEEGETQKGGKKETETAVKQQTVPKSTETSKKITRICANVHNEASTDNEISKDKPEEKVIDQETERTEIINEREMSGFDTEETIMNIMLKDDHLSKSEPVTGEMYRLKEENVIHREVHQASATCNVVSKRETTILSLSPLIPAEEVQEEDQNVEEGSSIPENSPASLLEYLLDYGKETYVSQPELCQDVIQDAETAEALDYEMVSQPEVTDDQAAVTESVEDNETAEIPDQGFDIVEVPNQDLPSQEAAEPDFEVVKDADAKSSAEMEQKQKDSKKSRFDFCVVCHCVISSSSTPFSDHKDHKVSTLDKAYYDIKSKLSKQISALQGKSEKIEDLVSELELAYNSVEENCKNNVRCLDEENEEMVRKVVDQYNEMSRIMGERKKSKLEKLYGQIGTFQERIEFARETLEKKTREMEESDQLAFILSCNDINKSLNMALECSSSLEPVLENDTKGIEGRGHTVLKDISVPQKPLLLAQEASSATSTSVMVYWRVCGGDIINYFQVYCSESEAGTPEEFRLTVKESYCTLEDLSPDRSYRVWVMAVNDTGCSLPSAKLSFRTAPSTPVICAERCTVCWDSAIIRWSTACPAAVESFTLEYCRQHACQGEGLRSISGIRDCEQSVLLQPNENYLFYIKAVNSAGASERSEAALISSRGTRFHLLKDTASPALELSEDNVVRYPEETFRTRASPNEFPGVRGELLPPRGCHYWEVTVEDSEAYRIGVAYHTASQDSQLGENSMSWCIHCVPTSTSRRYELLHDSTQTDVFTAEVPTRIGTLLDCTHGQLSFFNSQSGQLLGSFSHKFTEPCQPVLVLERPGTLALNTVTEVPNFAKPR; via the exons ATGGATTACACACCGGAAGAATCTGACAGAATTGACCTCGATATGTCGCTGGCGGTGCTGCAGGACGAAGCGGTTGGGGTAGGGATTGTCGAGGGTGAAGATGAAGTTGAGGCGCTTCGGAACAG tTTGAAAGACATTGTGCAAGACCAAGCTGTAAAGCCCAAGTTGCAGTGCGTCATGATGGACCCTTCCTTCTCCATGGTGACGATACAGAGTGAGGAGAGCGGAATCATCTGGGAAACAGCCTCCACCAGGTGCTCCTCTCCCTGGGCCTCTGAGGTCAGCACCATCTCCGAGGCCTATGGCCCTGTAGGCTCTGGCATAGCTGGCAGGATCATCTTCATCATGGATGAGGACAAAATCCACAGGAGGAAGAAATCAAGCCGTAAGAGCAAGCGGGGTGAGAAAAAAGCTGCCTCCGTGCCTGCAATTGCCGAATACTGCCAGGGCGGGGATGAAAGGCCGGTGATGGCAGAGGTTTCTGTGCCGAATATAAAACCTGAAATCACAGGTGAAAATGAGGAGTCAGCAAACTCTAAAGAAGACAAGGAGCAAAGCTTATTTAACATCATCTCTGAAGGCTATGAGATACTGAACATTATAGTTCCCCCGAAGCTCCCAACAGTGGATGAGGAGGAAAGTGCTGAAATGACAGACAACCTGTCTTTTCTAGAGGAATCCCAAATGATCAAACCAAACCCAACAAATGAGGAAGCAGTGATGGTGACAGTCAGTCCTGAGATAAATATATTAGGTGAAGCTAAGGTAGAAGTGGATGAGCAAAACCTAAAACCAAAAGAACCTGTCACCCCAGATTCCTCCCTCTATCTTCAGTGTCCGGTTAGCAAACCAGCGCAAAGGGATGGAACCAGTGACACTGACTATTTTGAGAAGTTCACATTGTTGGATGAGCATATGCCAGATGACCAGTCTTcaggtggggtggaggaggacatgcaaatgaaagccagtgagggagaggagacatCCGAAAATCAAGAGCAGTTCAAAGATGGTGTACCAGCCTCAGAAGACTCAGAGGCTTTTGCTGCTGCCGGTGATGATGAAATAGCAAGTGATCATCTAGATGAAGTATTTTACGGCGGTGGTTGTGATGATGAGCTAGATGATTCATCTGCGAATAAGAACTTCATAGAACGGGAAGACCAAGCGGCAGGCGAAGGAGAGCCGTTGAAATCTCCCCTTAAGGAGAGTGGCTCCTCTTTGTTCGGGAGTCAAGAGACAATTCTTACACCAATTTTCCTCTCCCCAGGGCCTCCAAAAATTATTGATCCTGCCCTGCTTGATGAACCGAGAGCAATGTCATTTCTCTACACTGATCTTTATGAAGAAGCagtgggggagagaaagaagggtgAGGAGTTCTCGGACGTAGAGAGCACCGTCTCTGAGAAGTCCATGCAGAGAAGGCTGTCTGATACGGATGATGCTCAGGGATACtttgaaaaattcattttgaaagatgAATCCCCAGCAGTCGCAGATGAACCTGTTGAAGAAGACCACAAAGAGGAAGGAGTAAGAATGTGGCCCCAAAGCACGCTGGAACTCATGGGCTTCCTGACGCGTGGACAGGAAGAGGCTCAGAAAGAAGACGACAAGACAGAGGAAATAATTGAGAATTTTTTGGCGCCGTGTGaagaagaaatggaagaaattaTTGTGACATCAGAGAGCCCAGACTTAGAGGATGATGTGTTTCTACCACAGGTAGAGGAGGGTGAAACACAAAAAGGGGGCAAGAAAGAGACCGAGACTGCTGTTAAACAACAAACAGTGCCTAAATCTAcagaaacaagcaaaaagaTAACTCGTATCTGTGCAAATGTACATAATGAAGCCTCTACTGACAATGAAATATCCAAAGATAAACCTGAGGAAAAAGTGATAGATCAAGAAActgaaagaacagaaataattaatgaaaGGGAGATGTCAGGTTTTGACACTGAGGAGACCATTATGAACATAATGCTAAAAGACGACCATCTATCAAAGTCTGAACCAGTGACTGGTGAGATGTACAGATTGAAAGAGGAAAATGTAATCCACAGAGAGGTTCATCAAGCCAGTGCAACTTGCAACGTTGTCTCAAAAAGAGAGACAACCATACTTAGCTTGTCGCCTTTGATTCCAGCAGAAGAGGTACAGGAAGAAGATCAGAATGTAGAAGAAGGTTCATCAATCCCAGAGAATAGCCCAGCCTCTCTTCTGGAGTATCTGCTAGATTATGGCAAGGAAACATATGTTTCACAGCCTGAGTTGTGTCAAGACGTAATTCAAGATGCGGAAACTGCAGAGGCCTTAGATTATGAGATGGTCAGTCAGCCAGAGGTTACGGATGACCAAGCTGCAGTGACTGAGTCAGTTGAAGACAATGAAACAGCGGAAATCCCTGATCAAGGCTTTGACATTGTGGAAGTGCCAAACCAAGATTTGCCATCCCAGGAGGCAGCGGAGCCAGACTTTGAGGTCGTTAAAGATGCAGATGCAAAGTCCTCAgcagaaatggaacaaaaacaaaaagattccAAAAAGTCAAGATTTGACTTCTGTGTGGTATGCCACTGTGTAATTTCATCTTCCAGTACGCCTTTTAGTGACCACAAAGACCACAAAGTGTCGACATTGGATAAGGCATATTATGATATAAAG AGCAAACTGAGCAAGCAGATATCTGCGTTACAAGGAAAATCAGAAAAGATTGAAGACCTGGTGTCAGAACTGGAGCTGGCATACAACTCAGTGGAG GAgaactgtaaaaacaatgtgCGGTGTCTGGATGAAGAGAACGAGGAGATGGTGAGGAAGGTGGTGGATCAGTACAATGAGATGTCCCGGATTatgggggagaggaagaagtCGAAGCTGGAGAAGCTGTACGGCCAGATTGGAACCTTCCAAGAGCGTATCGAATTCGCCAGGGAAACTCTGGAGAAGAAGAcgagggagatggaggagtcGGATCAACTTGCATTTATATTG TCCTGCAATGACATTAACAAAAG CTTGAACATGGCGTTGGAGTGCAGCTCATCTCTGGAGCCGGTGCTTGAGAATGACACCAAGGGCATTGAAGGGAGAGGGCACACGGTGTTGAAAGACATCTCGG ttcCTCAAAAGCCACTTCTGCTGGCACAGGAGGCCAGCTCTGCCACCTCCACCTCTGTCATGGTCTACTGGAGAGTCTGTGGGGGTGACATCATCAACTACTTCCAGGTCTACTGTTCAGAGTCAGAAGCAG GCACACCAGAGGAATTCAGGCTGACAGTAAAGGAGAGCTACTGCACACTGGAGGACCTGAGTCCCGACAGGAGTTACAGGGTGTGGGTGATGGCCGTGAACGACACAGGCTGCAGTTTGCCCAGCGCCAAGCTGTCCTTCAGAACCG CCCCCTCTACCCCAGTGATCTGCGCAGAGCGGTGCACGGTGTGCTGGGACTCTGCCATCATCCGCTGGAGCACCGCCTGCCCGGCTGCCGTGGAGTCCTTCACCCTGGAGTACTGCCGCCAGCACGCCTGCCAGGGGGAGGGCCTCCG GTCCATTTCTGGGATAAGAGACTGTGAGCAGAGTGTTCTCCTGCAGCCTAATGAGAATTACCTGTTCTACATCAAAGCTGTGAACTCTGCTGGAGCCAGTGAGCGGAGTGAGGCAGCTCTCATCTCCTCCAGGG GCACCAGATTCCATCTGCTAAAAGACACTGCCAGTCCAGCTCTGGAGCTGTCTGAGGACAATGTGGTACGGTACCCTGAGGAGACCTTCAGAACAAGGGCTTCACCCAATGA GTTTCCAGGGGTTCGGGGAGAGCTTCTGCCACCCCGTGGATGCCATTACTGGGAGGTAACAGTGGAGGACAGCGAGGCCTACCGGATTGGTGTGGCCTatcacacagcctcacaggACAGCCAGCTGGGGGAGAACAGCATGTCCTGGTGCATTCACTGCGTTCCCACATCAACCAG
- the tent2 gene encoding poly(A) RNA polymerase GLD2: MFPNSSILGRPPFPPKRGQANGFSMQLPVPVMFSQQQMIDSQFNMRNTNFHGFPIARYPATPPNDWMPGHSTPPHGPSVSVVTQGRKRRSDEHSQYDLKRQRFSSPARSVGVSEAASSPLGAHRAPPHLRSGGSSPALSPHTPKPTGCVPPLSGEPQRSVADMPLPPAKDKLSQQILDLFQACKQQSDDLEKKEVCRAQLQREIQWLFPNSRVYLAGSSLNGFGSRSSDADLCLVVQEGPLNQKTDAVYILSLVQKLFYRLSYIERPQLIRAKVPILKFRDKVSGVEFDLNVNNVVGIRNTFLLRTYAYIESRVRPIILVIKKWARHHGINDASRGTLSSYSLVLMVLHYLQTLPEPVIPCLQKEYPECFNPSMDIHLVPEGPRDIPPYTSRNQSTLGDLFLGFLKYYATIFNWDKFVISVREAAAFPRPSSREWRDKFICVEEPFDRTNTARAVHEKIKFDAIKAEFMKSWNMLQLKKDLNFILPVRATIQKR, from the exons atgttccccaacTCTTCAATTTTGGGGCGCCCACCTTTCCCACCCAAACGTGGGCAAGCTAACGGCTTCAGCATGCAGCTCCCTGTACCAGTCATGTTCTCCCAACAGCAGATGATTGATTCACAGTTCAACATGAGGAATACTAA CTTCCATGGCTTTCCCATTGCACGCTACCCTGCGACTCCCCCTAATGACTGGATGCCGGGACACAGCACGCCTCCACATGGCCCCAGTGTTTCAGTGGTGACACAGGGCAGGAA gAGGAGGAGCGACGAGCACAGTCAGTATGACCTGAAGCGGCAGCGCTTCAGCTCCCCGGCCCGCAGCGTGGGCGTGTCTGAGGCTGCATCCTCCCCGTTGGGGGCCCACAGGGCACCGCCGCACCTGCGGAGCGGGGGCAGCAGCCCTGCCCTGTCGCCCCACACCCCGAAACCCACCGGCTGCGTGCCACCCCTCAGCGGGGAGCCCCAGAGGAGTGTCGCTGACATGCCACTGCCACCTGCCAAGGACAAG CTAAGTCAGCAGATTCTGGACCTGTTTCAAGCCTGCAAGCAACAGAGTGATGATCTGGAGAAAAAGGAAGTGTGCAGAGCACAGCTCCAAAGGGAAATCCAGTGGCTCTTTCCAA ATTCACGAGTGTACTTGGCAGGATCCTCCCTCAATGGCTTTGGGAGCCGAAGCAGTGATGCGGATCTGTGCCTAGTTGTCCAAGAGGGACCA CTGAACCAGAAAACAGATGCTGTGTATATACTCAGTCTTGTACAGAAGTTGTTTTACAGGCTAT CTTACATTGAAAGACCTCAGCTTATCCGAGCAAAAGTGCCGATACTGAAATTCAGGGATAAAGTCAG CGGAGTGGAGTTTGACTTGAATGTAAACAACGTTGTTGGAATACGAAACACATTCCTTCTCCGAACCTATGCATACA TCGAAAGCAGAGTTCGACCCATTATTCTTGTCATAAAGAAGTGGGCCAGACACCATGGAATCAATGATGCAAGCCGTGGGACTTTGAGCAGCTACTCACTGGTACTGATGGTCTTGCACTACCTTCAGA CCTTGCCTGAGCCTGTCATTCCCTGCCTTCAGAAGGAATACCCT GAATGTTTCAACCCATCCATGGATATCCACCTTGTACCTGAAGGACCGAGAGACATTCCTCCCTACACCTCCAGAAACCAGTCCACACTGGGAGACCTATTCCTTGGCTTCCTGAAATACTATGCCACTATTTTCAA TTGGGACAAATTTGTGATTTCAGTTCGAGAAGCTGCAGCCTTCCCCAGACCCAGCTCCAGAGAATGGAGGGACAAGTTCATTTGTGTGGAAG AGCCCTTTGacagaacaaacacagccaGAGCAGTCCATGAAAAGATTAAATTTGATGCCATAAAAGCTGAGTTCATGAAG TCATGGAACATGCTTCAGCTGAAGAAGGACTTGAACTTCATCCTACCAGTGAGGGCAACAATACAGAAGAGATAA